The following proteins are co-located in the Candidatus Neomarinimicrobiota bacterium genome:
- a CDS encoding undecaprenyl-diphosphate phosphatase translates to MNTLFLGILQGATEFLPISSSGHLVIAQAILKVQSPGMLVEIVLHLGTLISVLIYFRHDLWRLVSGFFSVGSAGVEPRREVGYLLLATLPAAVVALTLSDAIEAAFENVLFCGLMLLVTTAVLVSTRWAVLREGTGLTWISALIIGGAQAIAILPGISRSGITIAAGLWLGLTGEMAARFAFLLAIPAILGAGVFKLLDLLQAPSQSGPGLLWGFLAAALVGYCVIAWLMNILRKGRLHFFAGYTLLIALMVIFWL, encoded by the coding sequence TTGAATACCCTTTTTCTGGGAATTTTGCAGGGGGCCACGGAGTTTCTCCCCATCAGCAGCTCAGGCCACCTGGTCATTGCCCAAGCCATACTGAAGGTCCAGTCGCCCGGGATGCTGGTTGAGATTGTGCTGCACCTGGGTACTCTTATCAGTGTCCTGATTTACTTTCGGCACGATCTCTGGAGGCTGGTGAGTGGCTTTTTCAGCGTTGGGAGCGCGGGCGTTGAGCCGCGCCGTGAGGTCGGATATCTGCTTCTGGCCACCCTCCCGGCGGCGGTGGTAGCCCTGACGCTGAGCGATGCCATCGAGGCGGCTTTTGAGAATGTGCTTTTCTGCGGGCTGATGCTCCTAGTAACCACGGCGGTCCTGGTCTCAACCCGCTGGGCCGTATTGCGGGAAGGGACAGGGCTGACCTGGATTAGCGCCCTGATTATCGGTGGGGCTCAGGCCATAGCGATTCTGCCCGGCATTTCCCGGTCGGGAATTACCATTGCTGCTGGCTTATGGTTGGGTTTGACGGGTGAGATGGCGGCCCGCTTCGCGTTTCTCCTGGCCATTCCGGCTATTTTGGGCGCCGGGGTGTTTAAACTTTTGGACTTACTTCAGGCACCGTCCCAATCCGGGCCTGGTCTGCTGTGGGGATTTCTGGCAGCGGCCCTGGTGGGCTATTGTGTTATTGCCTGGCTAATGAATATCCTCCGCAAAGGACGGTTACACTTTTTTGCTGGGTATACCCTCCTTATTGCTCTCATGGTTATTTTCTGGCTGTAA